A stretch of the Myxococcaceae bacterium JPH2 genome encodes the following:
- a CDS encoding HEAT repeat domain-containing protein, translating to MGLFDFLTGGSGPDKALKLKSKVTQKYGDPTTRQKAIQQLGEMKFPEAITVLLSRFTITVDPLTTDADEKEHTFELIKGFGQDAVAPISDFLRKSDQATSWALRLLMELQSEEQVLGIVTDTLKHLSSHYTRDPEKKVVLLHAVSGKTDPRVPEAVLPFLEDMSDDVKIAALKSLGGLKHESTREPMLKLLTAEETGRRVQTAALGALADCGFSVKGFQEKVQALLVEPYSLDKDAHIQRKG from the coding sequence ATGGGTCTCTTCGATTTCCTCACGGGTGGATCGGGTCCCGACAAGGCCCTCAAGCTCAAGTCCAAGGTCACCCAGAAGTATGGGGATCCGACCACGCGGCAGAAGGCCATCCAGCAGCTGGGGGAGATGAAGTTCCCCGAGGCCATCACCGTCCTGCTCAGCCGCTTCACCATCACCGTGGACCCGCTCACCACGGACGCGGACGAGAAGGAGCACACGTTCGAGTTGATCAAGGGCTTCGGGCAGGACGCCGTCGCCCCCATCAGCGACTTCCTGCGCAAGAGCGATCAGGCCACCTCCTGGGCCCTGCGCCTGCTGATGGAGCTGCAGTCCGAGGAGCAGGTGCTCGGCATCGTCACGGACACGCTCAAGCACCTGTCCAGCCACTACACCCGGGACCCGGAGAAGAAGGTCGTCCTGCTGCACGCCGTCTCCGGGAAGACCGACCCTCGCGTCCCCGAAGCCGTCCTCCCCTTCCTGGAGGACATGTCGGACGACGTGAAGATCGCGGCCCTGAAGTCGCTCGGGGGGCTGAAGCACGAGTCGACGCGCGAGCCCATGCTCAAGCTGCTCACCGCCGAGGAGACCGGCCGCCGCGTCCAGACCGCCGCGCTGGGGGCCCTGGCTGACTGTGGGTTCTCGGTGAAAGGCTTCCAGGAGAAGGTCCAGGCGCTGCTCGTGGAGCCCTACTCCCTGGACAAGGACGCCCACATCCAGCGCAAGGGCTGA
- a CDS encoding 1-acyl-sn-glycerol-3-phosphate acyltransferase, translating to MDTALVQPENRFETLKDEFGPVSRMLGARYFDGVHFPPEAEDELRSLHAKGYVVHVLRTTAWINFLYLAWAMVRRSLPPIRAVVNLRPWFTRPWRQTAQRGDIYERFRFASQQGGSGLVFLRRTALLAPSGKETREDPFPALVRLARTGDRPVYLVPELFVWEKRNARLKPSWVDIVFGSPEAPGFLHSMLAFFRNYKRAQFRVGEPIDLRRFLEQNPNDSDDVLGRKVRGALHVHLARETRAVYGPPVKPADRLIDETLRDRGLRKVVDEHAAATGRKPESVLREAQRNLKAIAAKPSPTTLAFIAPMLEWVFNRIYDGIVVDEAGLHRALKAAGRAPVVLCPSHKSHVDYLVLSWVLWSRGYAVPLVAAGANLSFWPLGPMFRRCGAFFLRRSFKGDKVYAASFKAYVKKLVHDGIHQEFFPEGGRSRTGKLLTPKLGMFTWQVEAVLEGARNDLVFVPVSIDYEKVVESGSYSKELAGGEKKPEDIKALLTAPKVLAARYGRIHLTFDEPLSLVDFMKARGLSPDTEVNDEQKKGLVRALGNRVMYGISKVSTVTPHALVSASLLAHRRRGLTQRELTDRISHLRRIADEEGAPLSRELSNAPSNPETLGPIQDAVREFVSDEIIRTQEARGEVIYQVEDARRPEMAFYKNTLMNRVVARSLVANALLGGSPAPYDTVKARALFLSRLFKVEFIYRVGASFDTIFAETVERLVRMGLVIHEGDVLKEAPETHARPELEFLADLLRDYLEAYLLAAMTLRDVAEGQPMDRKAFVKLAMETGRAEYHAGRITAAESLAKTTLENAVEYLLDQKILIEEDKKLKPGPAATDLATRNPLAEDIRQYLRRG from the coding sequence GTGGATACTGCGCTCGTGCAACCTGAGAATCGGTTCGAGACCTTGAAGGACGAGTTCGGTCCCGTGTCCCGCATGCTGGGGGCACGCTACTTCGATGGGGTGCACTTCCCACCCGAGGCCGAGGACGAGCTGCGCTCGCTCCACGCCAAGGGCTACGTGGTGCACGTCCTGCGCACCACGGCGTGGATCAACTTCCTGTACCTGGCGTGGGCCATGGTGCGCCGCTCGCTGCCGCCCATCCGGGCGGTGGTGAACCTGCGCCCCTGGTTCACGCGCCCCTGGCGTCAGACGGCGCAGCGCGGGGACATCTACGAGCGCTTCCGCTTCGCCTCGCAGCAAGGGGGCAGCGGGCTCGTCTTCCTGCGCCGCACCGCGCTCCTGGCCCCCTCGGGCAAGGAGACGCGCGAGGACCCCTTCCCGGCCCTGGTGCGGCTGGCGCGCACGGGTGACCGGCCCGTCTACCTGGTGCCGGAGCTGTTCGTCTGGGAGAAGCGCAACGCGCGGCTCAAGCCGAGCTGGGTGGACATCGTGTTCGGCAGTCCGGAGGCACCGGGCTTCCTGCACTCGATGCTGGCGTTCTTCCGCAACTACAAGCGCGCGCAGTTCCGCGTGGGCGAGCCCATCGACCTGCGGCGCTTCCTGGAGCAGAACCCGAACGACTCGGATGACGTGCTGGGCCGCAAGGTGCGCGGCGCGCTGCACGTGCACCTCGCCCGCGAGACGCGCGCGGTCTACGGCCCGCCGGTGAAGCCCGCGGACCGACTCATCGACGAGACGCTGCGGGACCGCGGCCTGCGCAAGGTGGTGGACGAGCACGCGGCCGCCACGGGCCGCAAGCCGGAGAGCGTCCTGCGCGAGGCCCAGCGCAACCTGAAGGCCATCGCGGCGAAGCCGAGCCCCACGACGCTGGCGTTCATCGCGCCCATGCTCGAGTGGGTCTTCAACCGCATCTACGACGGCATCGTGGTGGACGAGGCGGGTCTGCACCGCGCGCTGAAGGCCGCGGGCCGCGCGCCCGTGGTGCTGTGCCCCAGCCACAAGAGCCACGTGGACTACCTGGTGCTGAGCTGGGTGCTGTGGAGCCGGGGCTACGCGGTGCCGCTGGTGGCCGCGGGCGCCAACCTGTCCTTCTGGCCGCTGGGGCCCATGTTCCGGCGCTGCGGCGCCTTCTTCCTGCGGCGCTCGTTCAAGGGCGACAAGGTCTACGCCGCGTCGTTCAAGGCGTATGTGAAGAAGCTGGTGCATGACGGCATCCACCAGGAGTTCTTCCCCGAGGGTGGCCGCTCCCGCACGGGCAAGCTGCTGACGCCCAAGCTGGGCATGTTCACGTGGCAGGTCGAGGCCGTGCTGGAGGGCGCGCGCAACGACCTCGTCTTCGTGCCCGTGTCCATCGACTACGAGAAGGTGGTCGAGTCCGGCTCGTACTCGAAGGAGCTGGCCGGCGGCGAGAAGAAGCCCGAGGACATCAAGGCCCTGTTGACGGCGCCCAAGGTGCTGGCGGCGCGCTACGGCCGCATCCATCTCACCTTCGACGAGCCCTTGTCGCTCGTGGACTTCATGAAGGCGCGCGGACTGTCGCCGGACACCGAGGTCAACGACGAGCAGAAGAAGGGCCTCGTGCGCGCGCTGGGCAACCGCGTCATGTACGGCATCAGCAAGGTGTCCACCGTGACGCCGCACGCGCTGGTGAGCGCGTCGCTGCTCGCCCACCGCCGGCGCGGCCTCACCCAGCGCGAGCTGACGGACCGCATCAGCCACCTGCGCCGCATCGCGGATGAGGAAGGCGCGCCCCTGTCTCGCGAGCTGAGCAACGCACCCAGCAACCCCGAGACGCTCGGCCCCATCCAGGACGCGGTGCGCGAGTTCGTGTCGGATGAGATCATCCGCACGCAGGAAGCGCGCGGCGAGGTCATCTACCAGGTGGAGGATGCGCGCCGCCCGGAGATGGCCTTCTACAAGAACACCCTCATGAACCGGGTGGTCGCCCGCAGCCTCGTGGCCAACGCGCTCTTGGGCGGCTCACCCGCGCCCTACGACACCGTGAAGGCGCGCGCGCTGTTCCTCTCCCGCTTGTTCAAGGTGGAGTTCATCTACCGGGTGGGCGCGAGCTTCGACACCATCTTCGCGGAGACGGTGGAGCGCCTGGTGCGCATGGGGCTGGTGATTCACGAGGGCGACGTGCTCAAGGAGGCGCCCGAGACGCATGCGCGTCCGGAGCTGGAGTTCCTCGCCGACCTGCTGCGCGACTACCTGGAGGCCTATCTGCTCGCCGCGATGACGCTGCGCGACGTGGCGGAAGGGCAGCCCATGGACCGCAAGGCCTTCGTGAAGCTGGCGATGGAGACGGGGCGCGCGGAGTACCACGCGGGTCGCATCACCGCCGCCGAGTCCCTGGCCAAGACGACGCTGGAGAACGCGGTCGAGTACCTGCTGGATCAGAAGATCCTGATCGAGGAGGACAAGAAGCTCAAACCGGGGCCGGCGGCCACAGACCTCGCCACGCGCAACCCGCTGGCCGAGGACATCCGCCAGTACCTGCGGCGAGGCTGA
- a CDS encoding hybrid sensor histidine kinase/response regulator, whose translation MPSKRKGPLAEVVPLRPLAKKTPAKRAAKPAPPVDPDAAARALLEMGRHLTDNAGPTEALRSQLQILYALLKPKVCYVARYFPARDQLHVEHVRGRNDDRIIAASPGDGAVGRAFTQKTLVREPGTVAVPLEGAQGITGVLVVLGARRKASDTLMLSLAAHLSAAYEVARLRDDSARRNKDLQTAIAGLKSLEQNREELLGNVSHDLKNPLTTIKAYLAMLGREKLGALADSQRRAVQTCDRNADRLLRMVNDLVLMSRLSSGKMQLNQRPFGIKAVAEEVVRALGALAEHCKVRVVIPPCPEVFVRGDRERIAEAIHNLVENGIHHSEAENTVEVRVSTADGVAMLSVKDSGPGMSTDALEHVFDSYYRAQPGMPRPPGAGLGLPLVAKIIALHGGRVEASSILGEGSTFQFVLPMFAGAVSTPELSQAAPKAGGILLVEDDADCREVLQQVLEQEGYRVMATSGASEARTLLSHIRPAMVLLDLRLSEEDGRSVLRFIRGTESLADVVVYIISGASEVASLTSGEGLDRIDGFFEKPLQLPKLLDIVAAVVRPSMRGPAVP comes from the coding sequence GTGCCCTCGAAGAGAAAGGGGCCGCTGGCCGAAGTCGTGCCGCTGCGCCCCCTCGCGAAGAAGACCCCCGCCAAGCGGGCCGCGAAGCCAGCTCCACCGGTGGATCCGGATGCGGCCGCGCGCGCCCTCTTGGAGATGGGGCGCCACCTGACCGACAACGCCGGCCCCACCGAGGCGCTGCGCTCCCAGCTCCAAATCCTCTACGCGCTCCTCAAGCCCAAGGTCTGCTACGTGGCGCGCTACTTCCCCGCGAGGGATCAGCTCCACGTCGAGCACGTGCGGGGCCGCAATGACGACCGCATCATCGCCGCCTCACCCGGTGATGGCGCCGTGGGCCGGGCCTTCACGCAGAAGACGCTGGTGCGCGAGCCCGGGACCGTGGCCGTCCCACTCGAGGGTGCCCAGGGCATCACGGGCGTCCTCGTGGTGCTGGGCGCCCGGCGCAAGGCGAGCGACACGCTGATGCTCTCCCTGGCCGCGCACCTGTCCGCCGCCTACGAGGTCGCCCGGCTGCGCGACGACAGTGCCCGGCGCAACAAGGACCTCCAGACGGCCATCGCCGGCCTCAAGAGCCTGGAGCAGAACCGCGAGGAGCTGCTCGGGAATGTCTCGCATGACCTGAAGAACCCCCTCACCACCATCAAGGCCTATCTGGCCATGCTGGGGCGCGAGAAGCTGGGGGCGCTGGCGGACTCGCAGCGGCGCGCGGTGCAGACCTGCGATCGCAACGCGGACCGCCTGCTGCGCATGGTGAACGACCTGGTGCTGATGTCCCGGCTGTCGTCCGGGAAGATGCAGCTCAACCAGCGCCCCTTTGGCATCAAGGCCGTGGCCGAAGAAGTGGTGCGTGCCCTGGGCGCCCTCGCCGAGCACTGCAAGGTGCGCGTGGTCATCCCGCCCTGCCCCGAGGTCTTCGTCCGAGGGGACCGCGAACGCATCGCCGAGGCCATCCACAACCTCGTCGAGAACGGCATCCACCACAGCGAGGCCGAGAACACCGTGGAGGTGCGCGTGTCCACCGCGGACGGCGTCGCCATGCTTTCGGTGAAGGACTCGGGGCCGGGCATGTCCACGGACGCCCTGGAGCACGTGTTCGACTCGTACTACCGCGCCCAGCCGGGCATGCCGCGCCCCCCGGGAGCGGGCCTGGGCCTGCCCCTGGTGGCGAAGATCATCGCCCTGCACGGAGGCCGCGTGGAGGCCTCCAGCATCCTGGGCGAGGGCAGCACCTTCCAGTTCGTCCTGCCCATGTTCGCGGGGGCGGTGAGCACGCCCGAGCTGTCCCAGGCGGCGCCCAAGGCCGGTGGCATCCTGCTGGTGGAGGATGACGCAGACTGTCGCGAGGTCCTCCAGCAGGTGCTGGAGCAGGAGGGCTATCGGGTGATGGCCACGTCGGGCGCCTCGGAGGCGCGCACCCTCCTGTCGCACATCCGACCGGCCATGGTCCTGCTGGATCTGCGGCTGAGCGAGGAGGATGGCCGCTCGGTGCTGCGCTTCATCCGAGGCACCGAGTCGCTGGCGGACGTCGTCGTGTACATCATCTCCGGAGCGAGCGAGGTCGCCTCCCTCACGTCCGGCGAGGGGCTGGACCGGATTGATGGGTTCTTCGAGAAGCCCCTGCAGTTGCCCAAGCTGCTGGACATCGTGGCGGCGGTGGTCCGCCCCAGCATGCGGGGGCCCGCCGTCCCCTGA
- a CDS encoding J domain-containing protein — translation MADDYYQILGVSRTASADEIKKAFRKLAREHHPDVNQGSKAKAAEEKFKKLNAAFEVLSDPKKRKLYDEFGEDAEKIGYDEKKAEAYRAYRAAQSAGGGGGGGIPYGAEGVDLGDLFNDIFGRSGGGGGGVNMGDVFGRRTRPSGAERGDDLTTRVQVTLAEAVTGTERAITLRRPGRCPKCQGRGDTGQMVTCPTCNGSGRARRAPGLFGGSGFCPTCHGSGRAAEPCPECDGTGVHEETTRLTVKIPAGVHTGSKVRLAGQGAAGEHGAPPGDLYIEVDVAEHPLVKRDGDDLTMDLPVTVSEAVLGAEVRVPTFQGEVTVKVPAGSQSGRRMRLKGRGVPSLKGGAPGDMYLTVQVKVPEDADAETRAAAETLSRAYRGDVRRELTL, via the coding sequence ATGGCGGACGACTACTACCAGATTCTGGGCGTCTCGCGGACGGCGTCCGCGGACGAGATCAAGAAGGCCTTCAGGAAGCTGGCGCGAGAACACCACCCCGACGTGAACCAGGGGAGCAAGGCGAAGGCGGCGGAGGAGAAGTTCAAGAAGCTCAACGCCGCCTTCGAGGTCTTGAGCGACCCGAAGAAGCGCAAGCTGTACGACGAGTTTGGCGAGGACGCCGAGAAGATCGGCTACGACGAGAAGAAGGCGGAAGCGTACCGCGCCTACCGGGCGGCCCAGTCCGCGGGTGGCGGAGGCGGGGGCGGCATCCCCTACGGCGCCGAGGGCGTGGACCTGGGCGACCTCTTCAACGACATCTTCGGGCGATCCGGCGGCGGTGGTGGCGGCGTCAACATGGGGGACGTCTTCGGGCGGAGGACCCGGCCCTCCGGTGCCGAGCGCGGCGATGACCTCACCACCCGCGTGCAAGTCACCCTGGCCGAAGCTGTCACGGGCACCGAGCGCGCCATCACCCTGCGCCGCCCGGGACGCTGTCCCAAGTGCCAGGGACGTGGTGATACCGGCCAGATGGTGACCTGCCCCACCTGCAACGGCTCGGGCCGCGCGCGCCGGGCACCGGGGCTCTTTGGTGGATCCGGGTTCTGCCCCACGTGCCATGGCAGCGGGCGGGCCGCGGAGCCGTGTCCCGAGTGCGACGGCACCGGCGTCCACGAGGAGACGACCCGGCTGACCGTGAAGATTCCGGCGGGAGTGCACACGGGCTCGAAGGTGCGGCTGGCGGGTCAGGGCGCCGCTGGCGAGCATGGCGCGCCTCCCGGTGACCTCTACATCGAGGTGGATGTGGCCGAGCATCCCCTCGTGAAGCGTGACGGGGACGACCTGACCATGGACCTGCCCGTGACGGTCTCCGAGGCCGTGCTCGGCGCCGAGGTTCGCGTCCCCACCTTCCAGGGCGAGGTCACCGTGAAGGTTCCCGCCGGGTCACAGTCCGGGCGGCGCATGCGGCTCAAGGGCCGCGGCGTCCCTTCCCTCAAGGGGGGAGCCCCTGGCGACATGTACCTCACCGTGCAGGTCAAGGTCCCGGAGGACGCAGACGCGGAGACTCGCGCGGCGGCCGAGACACTGTCACGCGCCTATCGCGGCGATGTGCGTCGCGAGTTGACGCTCTGA
- the argS gene encoding arginine--tRNA ligase, translating to MSTSVYSRYRAAFAQAIAQVLGVPAPDIESQVKPAEPAHGDLSFATFSLAKAQKKAPPAIAAELARAVTVPGLEVKSVGPYVNARFNALPFTSEVIDTIRQAGLAYGSDKDAGTGKTVVIDYSSPNIAKPIGFHHIRTTFLGHCIANLYRALGWRVEGINYLGDWGKQFGLVAVGFQEYGDPARMDDMSHLVQVYVKANQRAESDPAFDEKARDFFRRMEAGDAEALKLWNQFRETSVRGFKQVYARMGIEFEHIEGESRYQGKMDAVIEQIARKPGVKDSQGALIVDMPYADNEPPVLLKKNDGSTLYATRDLAAAEDRYERFHFEKSLYVVAQDQALHFRQVFRTLKEMGQPWADRCVHVPFGRIHGMSTRKGQVVEINQVLDEAHERVLERVKQNMAEGLLKTDDPDGLSEQIGLGAVVFGDLKHKRASDYTFDWDEVVSPEGHTGPYLQYAHARAVTVLRKGGGAPATYDAGLLSLPEEQALLRELMRLPEVVKDAAEQYEPSLVARLLLDVAAAYSRYYTLGNQDREKRILVEGNDPMRAARLALTDAVRVTLAAGLTLLGIPTPENM from the coding sequence ATGAGCACTTCTGTCTACTCCCGTTATCGCGCCGCCTTCGCCCAGGCGATCGCCCAGGTCCTGGGCGTGCCGGCGCCCGACATCGAGTCCCAGGTCAAGCCGGCCGAGCCCGCGCATGGCGACCTGAGCTTCGCCACGTTCTCCCTCGCCAAGGCGCAGAAGAAGGCCCCGCCCGCCATCGCCGCCGAGCTGGCCCGCGCCGTCACCGTCCCGGGGCTCGAGGTGAAGTCCGTGGGGCCGTACGTCAACGCGCGCTTCAACGCCCTGCCCTTCACGTCCGAGGTCATCGACACCATCCGTCAGGCGGGCCTGGCCTACGGCAGCGACAAGGACGCCGGGACGGGCAAGACGGTGGTCATCGACTACTCGTCGCCCAACATCGCCAAGCCCATTGGCTTCCACCACATCCGCACCACGTTCCTCGGGCACTGCATCGCCAACCTGTACCGCGCGCTGGGCTGGCGGGTGGAGGGCATCAACTACCTGGGTGACTGGGGCAAGCAGTTCGGCCTCGTGGCCGTGGGTTTCCAGGAGTACGGCGACCCGGCGCGCATGGACGACATGAGCCACCTGGTCCAGGTGTACGTGAAGGCCAACCAGCGCGCCGAGAGCGACCCCGCCTTCGACGAGAAGGCCCGCGACTTCTTCCGGCGCATGGAGGCAGGTGACGCCGAGGCGCTGAAGCTCTGGAACCAGTTCCGAGAGACGAGCGTGCGCGGCTTCAAGCAGGTCTACGCGCGCATGGGCATCGAGTTCGAGCACATCGAGGGCGAGAGCCGCTACCAGGGCAAGATGGACGCGGTCATCGAGCAGATCGCCCGCAAGCCCGGCGTGAAGGACTCGCAGGGCGCGCTCATCGTCGACATGCCCTACGCGGACAACGAGCCGCCCGTCCTCCTCAAGAAGAACGACGGCAGCACCCTCTACGCCACGCGAGACCTCGCGGCGGCGGAGGACCGCTACGAGCGCTTCCACTTCGAGAAGTCGCTCTACGTCGTGGCGCAGGATCAGGCGCTCCACTTCCGCCAGGTGTTCCGCACCCTGAAGGAGATGGGCCAGCCGTGGGCCGACCGCTGCGTGCACGTGCCGTTCGGCCGCATCCACGGCATGAGCACGCGCAAGGGCCAGGTGGTGGAGATCAACCAGGTCCTCGACGAGGCGCATGAGCGGGTGCTCGAGCGCGTGAAGCAGAACATGGCCGAGGGGCTGCTGAAGACGGACGACCCGGACGGGCTGTCCGAGCAGATCGGCCTGGGCGCTGTCGTGTTCGGCGACCTGAAGCACAAGCGCGCCAGCGACTACACGTTCGACTGGGACGAGGTGGTCAGCCCCGAGGGCCACACCGGCCCCTATCTCCAGTACGCGCACGCGCGCGCCGTCACCGTGCTGCGCAAGGGCGGCGGGGCTCCGGCGACGTATGACGCGGGGCTGCTGTCGCTACCCGAGGAGCAGGCGCTGCTGCGCGAGCTGATGCGGCTGCCCGAGGTCGTGAAGGACGCGGCCGAGCAGTACGAGCCGAGCCTGGTGGCGCGCCTGCTGCTGGACGTGGCCGCCGCGTACAGCCGCTACTACACGCTGGGCAACCAGGATCGGGAGAAGCGAATCCTCGTGGAAGGCAATGACCCCATGCGCGCAGCGCGGCTGGCGCTGACGGACGCGGTGCGCGTGACGCTGGCGGCCGGGCTGACGCTGCTCGGAATCCCGACGCCGGAGAACATGTAA